The genome window AAGAGCACGTAGTCCTTCCGTGTCTACCACAAGAATGTAGTCAAACGTGAATTTCTCCTTGACCTCCTCAGACACTTTAACCAGCTGCATGAAGGCTCCCTTGGTGCACCTGCCAGCACTCACTGCAAACTCTAACCCAAACATGGCATTCAGCATTGTTGATTTTCCACTGCTTTGTATTCCCAAAACTGAAAGAACAAAAACTCTCTTATCACCTAGTTTTTTGATGACCTCATCTAAAAGACTAGAGATCCATGTCAGCGGGACATTACCTGCATCACCATCCATAAGCTCCATTGGGTGTCCTGATATCATCAGCTCTGCAGCAAGCTCGGGGTATTTAAACCAGTCTGTATGTTTGCATTCTTGTTTCTTCTGAGATTTATGGGCTTCATAGATCTGCCCCATTTCTCTAAAGATGTGCTCCAAACCAAAAGTTGCTGACTGGAgttttgttgatatttgttCAAGCtcagtttgtttgcttttgaaaaggtcagatttgttgtgtttctttttcagagCCAAGACCTCAGACCATGTTTTATCATAGTTTTGCAGAATTACGGACAGATCATCAGTAACATGGTCATCAAGGAAGATCTGAGTCCATTTCAGGAAATACTGTCTCTCAGTTGATGACAGAGACAAAAGATTATCAGTAAACAGCTTTATCAGCTCACTACAGGAATGTTTGCACTGATCTTGTCGTATTTTTATCagttcattttcctttttagaTTTCTCAATCTCAATCTGTCCTGTCAGGTGGTAcagctctttttttattctgctcCACTCATGCCACAATTGGCCTTGACAAGGGAGGAATTTGCTTTTGATTTCTGTGACATCCTGTATCTTCTTAAGCAAATTCATCATTTCCAATGCAGCAGTTTTCCCTTTTCGGCAGACTGGGTCATCTTCATCCACTCTGATTCCAGGGACCTCTGCCATACTTTCAAGGTGGAAGGATGTTTGTGACTcacacaaaatgtgtccaaTGATTGTTTTCAGTTCTTCAGTAATATCTGAATGACTTCTGTCTTTTAGACTTATTTTGTATCTGCCCTGTTTCTTCTGATGTTTACCACCGTCAGTATCAGTAGTGAGAATAATGAGAGGCTTTGGAAGTTTCCAGAGAGCCTCGATTACTCCCCAACTTTTGTGACCCTTTTCCAGAGTTGGTACAagcacaacattaactgaagaTTTTTCAATAAGTATGTCACGCTGTTTCTCAAACAACAGAGCATCACCATGGAGATTACAGAAGGCAACACAGTCATTGAAGGCATCATTACATTTTCCAGCTGGGCAGTACCAGGCAATCTCTGCCATGCCATCCACCAAGTGGCGAGTTTTGTTGCTTCCTTGAAGGTGTTTGTGGAAGAAAGTGCTGTGACGGTCGTTGATCAACGTGTTTATCAGCTGAGATTTTGACACTGATAGTGAATCCAGTCGCAAAAATGACACCATGGGTGTCTTGGCTTTGCAGATGGGCATGCTCTTCATTATTTTGCTGTCAGTTTGGATATCAGTTGTCTTCCagctttttgttatttttctgaatGTCCAAAGAGGACACTCAATATCCATCGTGACTGGGTCAGGAACAAGCAAAGGTAAAGCATACTGACATTGTGAGAGCTTTGATACAATGTTCTGCTTGAGGAAGCTGTCTGAACAGTGAAATACTGCCATTTGAATGTCCATTGGATGCAAATGagtctcttttgtttgtttagtgtCTTCACTTGTGCTAAAAAAATCATCCATATCATCTATGTCCTCTACTTCAGCACTATCACACACTTGAATAGGTTTTGAATCGCTCACCTCGGGAATCTCTTGTTTAACAGGAATATATCTGGCTCTGTAGTCTAACATGAGAAGCTTGTGAAGAAATGTATTTGTTAATTCTTTCTCTGAAGTCACATGGTACTTTTTCATAGCTGGACCAATTTTGAGAAAATCTTCTGAAGTCAACTTCTGTTGATGTTTGTCTTGAAGATCAAGTCCGAGCAGTGTTTCAGTTACTCTTTGGTGTTGATTTTCCTTGTCGATCTCTTCAGAAATCTTCACAGAATTTGGCATTTTTCCAACCTAAAAATTCAATATTGTGGTCAAACTTTACAATTATATGTAAGTTTTTATTCTGTGTATAATGAATCATGAACTACCTGTTGATTAATTACTTGCTAATTAACTGTGGCTGAATAACTCAGCTTTAGTTAGAGGAGATAATGATAAGTaattagtgtgtgtttgcaccagaatctaacattttatgttttactacTCTACAACTAAAGTAAAGCAGGAACAAAGACAGTAATTGTTTTAActattcacacatttttacacaataaTCTGCATCACCTCATGATTCATCAATAGTATCTCAATCTGTTGTTCTCTTTCTGATCATTTGTAAACTGCATCCAAAAGcatgaaaaacattaaaattacaTATGAAATGAAAACTCATAAGCTCTTAGCTTTAGTTTCTTACCTTGTCcttgttttcattgttaacCTCATCTGCAGCACCTACAGTGAAATTATAATTTTCATTAGAGGAGCTGGAGCACACAGAAGCAGAAATATTTTTAAGTGTAAAcaattttacagttaaaaaacattttattcaggTGTTTTTAAGTTGAATTTAAAGATTTAAGTTGAAGAACATGTCTTTTCTGGGCAGCATTATAAAAGTTGTGTCAAGGCAGCTGACAAGACTCAACTGGTTCCCATTATTCATCAACCTCAAAATGAAAGTTCCAGATCATTCTGTTTTCTAGATCAAGTGTTTGCCAGTATTCTCAAGCTTTCTGTTCGTAATTTTTGCCTCTTTGGTTTTTCCAGGCTGCTCTGCCACTGCTtcagctttttgttttctctgagtCTTGTAACAACCAAGTTAGTGACAATACAATCTAAATATGTATCTGAagtaatgtgaaaataaaatcgGATCaaagttttgcttttcttatttGTTGCAGATGGTATTTCAGATATAAATTCATACCTTTTGCCACTGGGCTGTCATCATTCTTTGAGTGCTCAACATCACCGGGTTCAATCAGCAGGTCACTCTGAGAAATCAGATGATTTTAGCTTTATtggttatttattaaaacagaaacCTAGAACTGGAGAATATACAATCTTCTCTTATCATAAATGCTTATTGCGACACGAGGGTTATTACTAAGTTATACTCCAAATACCGACAACGCCACCttgggttatggcccaaggaccAGTAGTAAAGGTCAACTAATACCTTCAGACAAAAAGACACTCGGGTTCGTTTACTCAGGGAGGGAATGAGACGGAGTTCAATGATCATgtctaacaattatttttaaaacaatcatAAGATTGGcactgtaacacaaaaaaagaaaagagcccaACAAAAAGGGGGATGTAGTCTGAGGCTTACCGGCTGGAGGAGGGGTTTGGTAGGGGAAGTGACatccaaaaggaaaaggaggacaccccacacacacagcaaaaggtgacgtgtaaacaaataaaatcttaaaaagggatcacacagcacacaggaccaCGACCACCCAGGAGAACCACCACCGTCGGCCTTCCACTaaggggagaggaaaacacaattaaacggGCTCAAATTTAAGCAAccaaatataaatgatcaattgataaactgagaaatgttaaattatattaataaatcaaccaaacacaagaaacaaaagagtctctggccagagatatcaactcaacaattaaccaatttaacagtttgaaatcagattgatcatattaacaacataaattcaaccattaaacaaagagtaaataagtaaacaattAAACCAAACCTTGCCGGATTACACTtaaaacactctcacacacacacacacacacctatagtTCACAATCTTAGCGAGTGGCTGAGAGTTCGGGCAGACTCGTCGCATCCAGTACGCGTTAcagccacacatacacacacacacacaatgcaatcACACGTAGCAGCGGTAAACAGGCTGTCCACAGGCGGCCGACCGGATCGGAACCAGGCCGTCGGAGCAACAGTCACCGAGCAACAGGACAGCAACAGGAAAGCGGCAGAACAGCGGCGAAACAGCGGCGAAGCAGCGGCCAAATAGCCGTGGTTAATCAGCTGTGTTTACACTTGGCGTTGGCGTTAGCCTTAGCGTTAGCGTTAGCGCTAGCCTTAGCGTTACAGTTCCAGTTATAAGTCCGGGTGCATTGGCATCCCGtccaaagagggagaggggtgaAGAATTCAGGCGTGGCAGGGAAGACAGCCAccatgcagcacacaaccagcaGACAATGCTCTGGTTGCGGCAATAAACACCGTCCCGACTGATCGGCTCGACCGCGGTGAAGACGCCGGATCTGTGCTCGGATGTGATATAAATACTGTCAATAAATGCAAAAGTTAAatgaactgtatagtggaaactGACTACAGTGAAAATATTTTACCTTCACTGTAGCTGCAGTTTCCTCCAACTCATCTTCTGACAgatcatgtaaaaaataaattgcacagggttagcattaaaaatatttccAAACCATATCAGTCAGACTCTACAATCTAAATATGTATCTGAAGTAACGTGAAAATAAAATCGAATCaaagttttgcttttcttatttGCTGCAGATGGTATTTCAGATATAAATTCAGACTGACCTTTTGCCACTGGGCTGTCATCATTATTTGAGTGCTCAACATCACCGGGTTCATTCAGCAGGTCACTCTGAGAAATCAGATGATTTTAGCTTTATtggttatttattaaaacagaaacatataACTGGAGAATATAAAATCTTCTCTTATCATAAATGCTTAAATCAAATGTAGACTAATGACCTTCACTTTGACGTTAGATGAACTCTTCCCCTCATCTTCTGCAGGACAACCtggaaataaataagtaaataaataaataacaaaaaactccTCTCTGTCAAAGatgttttatacacacatacacatactgggTAAGTCATTTGTGTATATTGGGTATCAAATAAGTATAAACAGTTTTACCATTATAATTATGCAGGACAGTCattatataacaataataataatgatttattcAAGGAagcttttttgttattatagaTTTCTGCTTGGGGTATTTGTGCGTGAATTAAATTCCACaaattgcattttgttttgaaagtgcCAGATGTCGTAGGTGAAATGATTGGCCCCCTGTACATACTTTGTAATTTGATGCTCTGCCATTTACATAAAATTGCGACCTTTTGGACCAGTCCAATAAATATGTTTAGGTATCCCTGTATGAGCACCACGTTCTTGTTGGACTGTCAGCTATATTGTTGCTGATGTGTGGATCTCacaatttaaacatgaaaatctCACCTGTCTGATTTTGCTGAAACTCTGAGGAATCCGTCCCttcttctgtgtttgatttgaagTCCACATGTTTTGGCTCATCATTCTCATCCAGCGTCCCTCTGCTGCCGCAGTATGGCTTCTTTTCAGAGACCATAACATCTATTTTTTCCAGCAGTGCTGTCATTTCCTTAACATCTGTCATactttttgtgcatgtgtggtaCCTTTTTTCATCAAAACCTGTGTTGGCTTTCAAATCTGTCAGTGCACtttcacactctgcatctgcatCATGAGTCACAACTGTTATTAAATAAGAAAGTGACTCTTTCCCAAAAGCCTTTTCCAGCCACTGCACTCCTGCACTATGTTGGCTGCTATCCAGACTATTTGGTAATATCAGGAGAAAAACATGAGCTCCCTGATTTAGCAGGAGGTtctcagtgttttgctgaccAAGCATGTTGATCACAGAGATGTGTCGAGCACACAGATCATACAGTTTGGGTGACAGATGCTGCATATGTGTCTGCTCATCGTTGGCAAGCAAGATATTTTCCGGTCCAATCTCAATAGAATTTGTGTCACCAATTAACACAAGAGTAAACTCTGGATTCACTGGGAAAAAACGAATGGCACCATGTTAGAAATATTTCAAACAACATTCTAAGAGTTTAATAATGGAAAAGAACTAAAAGAACAAATTCTCACATTCATTAGGTTGTGATGGTGGACTTGTGTCCATCAGTGTTTTATTGTCCTCTGTAGAGCCTGTATTGGCAGTTAAAAACGAAAAGTCTGCAAACATCAGAGATTAATTTGAttagttttcttattttttcaaaGAATTTGACATATTGCAGAAATGTCATTTATAACAttgattaaaatgcaaaaatatgaCCTTTCCCATTGGATGATAAAGACTTGATTTCAGactctctgtcttttctgtctCCATGTTGTTCCCTTTCACCAGGTTTATTCACTGGATCAATCTAAGAACAAGAATAAATTGTTTGAGAAATACTGAAAAATTGAATATAGTTGTGTGATATAAATACTGTCAATAAATGCAAAAGTTAAATGAACTGTATGCTGGAAACTGACTACAGTGAAAATTACCTTTGCTGTAGCTGCAGTTTCCTCCAACTCATCTTCTGACAgatcatgtaaaaaataaattgcacagggttagcattaaaaatatttccAAACCATATCAGTCAGACTTTACAATCTAAATATGTATCTGAAGTAACGTGAAAATAAAATCGAATCaaagttttgcttttcttatttGCTGCAGATGGTATTTCAGATATAAATTCAGACTGACCTTTTGCCACTGGGCTGTCATCATTATTTGAGTGCTCAACATCACCGGGTTCATTCAGCAGGTCACTCTGAGAAATCAGATGATTTTAGCTTTATtggttatttattaaaacagaaacatataACTGGAGAATATAAAATCTTCTCTTATCATAAATGCTTAAATCAAATGTAGACTAATGACCTTCACTTTGACGTTAGATGAACTCTTCCCCTCATCTTCTGCAGGACAACCtggaaataaataagtaaataaataaataacaaaaaactccTCTCTGTCAAAGatgttttatacacacatacacatactgggTAAGTCATTTGTGTATATTGGGTATCAAATAAGTATAAACAGTTTTACCATTATAATTATGCAGGACAGTCattatataacaataataataatgatttattcaaggaagctttttttgttattatagaTTTCTGCTTGGGGTATTTGTGCGTTGATTAAATTCCACAGTAAAGaaattgcattttgttttgaaagtgcCAGATGTCGTAGGTGAAATGATTGGCCCCCTGTACATACTTTGTAATTTGATGCTCTGCCATTTACATAAAATTGCGACCTTTTGGACCAGTCCAATAAATATGTTTAGGTATCCCTGTATGAGCACCACGTTCTTGTTGGACTGTCAGCTATATTGTTGCTGATGTGTGGATCTCacaatttaaacatgaaaatctCACCTGTCTGATTTTGCTGAAACTCTGAGGAATCCGTCCCttcttctgtgtttgatttgaagTCCACATGTTTTTGCTCATCATTCTCATCCAGCGTCCCTCTGCTGCCGCAGTATGGCTTCTTTTCAGAGACCATAACATCTATTTTTTCCAGCAGTGCTGTCATTTCCTTAACATCTGTCATactttttgtgcatgtgtggtaCCTTTTTTCATCAAAACCTGTGTTGGCTTTCAAATCTGTCAGTGCACtttcacactctgcatctgcatCATGAGTCACAACTGTTATTAAATAAGAAAGTGACTCTTTCCCAAAAGCCTTTTCCAGCCACTGCACTCCTGCACTATGTTGGCTGCTATCCAGACTATTTGGTAATATCAGGAGAAAAACATGAGCTCCCTGATTTAGCAGGAGGTtctcagtgttttgctgaccAAGCATGTTGATCACAGAGATGTGTCGAGCACACAGATCATACAGTTTGGGTGACAGATGCTGCATATGTGTCTGCTCATCGTTGGCAAGCAAGATATTTTCCGGTCCAATCTCAATAGAATTTGTGTCACCAATTAACACAAGAGTAAACTCTGGATTCACTGGGAAAAAACGAATGGCACCATGTTAGAAATATTTCAAACAACATTCTAAGAGTTTAATAATGGAAAAGAACTAAAAGAACAAATTCTCACATTCATTAGGTTGTGATGGTGGACTTGTGTCCATCAGTGTTTTATTGTCCTCTGTAGAGCCTGTATTGGCAGTTAAAAACGAAAAGTCTGCAAACATCAGAGATTAATTTGAttagttttcttattttttcaaaGAATTTGACATATTGCAGAAATGTCATTTATAACAttgattaaaatgcaaaaatatgaCCTTTCCCATTGGATGATAAAGACTTGATTTCAGactctctgtcttttctgtctCCATGTTGTTCCCTTTCACCAGGTTTATTCACTGGATCAATCTAAGAACAAGAATAAATTGTTTGAGAAATACTGAAAAATTGAATATAGTTGTGTGATATAAATACTGTCAATAAATGCAAAAGTTAAATGAACTGTATGCTGGAAACTGACTACAGTGAAAATTACCTTTGCTGTAGCTGCAGTTTCCTCCAACTCATCTTCTGACAgatcatgtaaaaaataaattgcacagggttagcattaaaaatatttccAAACCATATCAGTCAGACTTTACAATCTAAATATGTATCTGAAGTAACGTGAAAATAAAATCGAATCaaagttttgcttttcttatttGCTGCAGATGGTATTTCAGATATAAATTCAGACTGACCTTTTGCCACTGGGCTGTCATCATTATTTGAGTGCTCAACATCACCGGGTTCATTCAGCAGGTCACTCTGAGAAATCAGATGATTTTAGCTTTATtggttatttattaaaacagaaacatataACTGGAGAATATAAAATCTTCTCTTATCATAAATGCTTAAATCAAATGTAGACTAATGACCTTCACTTTGACGTTAGATGAACTCTTCCCCTCATCTTCTGCAGGACAACCtggaaataaataagtaaataaataaataacaaaaaactccTCTCTGTCAAAGatgttttatacacacatacacatactgggTAAGTCATTTGTGTATATTGGGTATCAAATAAGTATAAACAGTTTTACCATTATAATTATGCAGGACAGTCattatataacaataataataatgatttattcAAGGAagcttttttgttattatagaTTTCTGCTTGGGGTATTTGTGCGTGAATTAAATTCCACaaattgcattttgttttgaaagtgcCAGATGTCGTAGGTGAAATGATTGGCCCCCTGTACATACTTTGTAATTTGATGCTCTGCCATTTACATAAAATTGCGACCTTTTGGACCAGTCCAATAAATATGTTTAGGTATCCCTGTATGAGCACCACGTTCTTGTTGGACTGTCAGCTATATTGTTGCTGATGTGTGGATCTCacaatttaaacatgaaaatctCACCTGTCTGATTTTGCTGAAACTCTGAGGAATCCGTCCCttcttctgtgtttgatttgaagTCCACATGTTTTTGCTCATCATTCTCATCCAGCGTCCCTCTGCTGCCGCAGTATGGCTTCTTTTCAGAGACCATAACATCTATTTTTTCCAGCAGTGCTGTCATTTCCTTAACATCTGTCATactttttgtgcatgtgtggtaCCTTTTTTCATCAAAACCTGTGTTGGCTTTCAAATCTGTCAGTGCACtttcacactctgcatctgcatCATGAGTCACAACTGTTATTAAATAAGAAAGTGACTCTTTCCCAAAAGCCTTTTCCAGCCACTGCACTCCTGCACTATGTTGGCTGCTATCCAGACTATTTGGTAATATCAGGAGAAAAACATGAGCTCCCTGATTTAGCAGGAGGTtctcagtgttttgctgaccAAGCATGTTGATCACAGAGATGTGTCGAGCACACAGATCATACAGTTTGGGTGACAGATGCTGCATATGTGTCTGCTCATCGTTGGCAAGCAAGATATTTTCCGGTCCAATCTCAATAGAATTTGTGTCACCAATTAACACAAGAGTAAACTCTGGATTCACTGGGAAAAAACGAATGGCACCATGTTAGAAATATTTCAAACAACATTCTAAGAGTTTAATAATGGAAAAGAACTAAAAGAACAAATTCTCACATTCATTAGGTTGTGATGGTGGACTTGTGTCCATCAGTGTTTTATTGTCCTCTGTAGAGCCTGTATTGGCAGTTAAAAACGAAAAGTCTGCAAACATCAGAGATTAATTTGAttagttttcttattttttcaaaGAATTTGACATATTGCAGAAATGTCATTTATAACAttgattaaaatgcaaaaatatgaCCTTTCCCATTGGATGATAAAGACTTGATTTCAGactctctgtcttttctgtctCCATGTTGTTCCCTTTCACCAGGTTTATTCACTGGATCAATCTAAGAACAAGAATAAATTGTTTGAGAAATACTGAAAAATTGAATATAGTTGTGTGATATAAATACTGTCAATAAATGCAAAAGTTAAATGAACTGTATGCTGGAAACTGACTACAGTGAAAATTACCTTTGCTGTAGCTGCAGTTTCCTCCAACTCATCTTCTGACAgatcatgtaaaaaataaattgcacagggttagcattaaaaatatttccAAACCATATCAGTCAGACTTTACAATCTAAATATGTATCTGAAGTAACGTGAAAATAAAATCGAATCaaagttttgctttttttatttgctgcaGATGGTATTTCAGATATAAATTCAGACTGACCTTTTGCCACTGGGCTGTCATCATTATTTGAGTGCTCAACATCACCGGGTTCATTCAGCAGGTCACTCTGAGAAATCAGATGATTTTAGCTTTATtggttatttattaaaacagaaacatataACTGGAGAATATAAAATCTTCTCTTATCATAAATGCTTAAATCAAATGTAGACTAATGACCTTCACTTTGACGTTAGATGAACTCTTCTCCTCATCTTCTGCAGGACAACCtggaaataaataagtaaataaataaataaataacaaaaaactccTCTCTGTCAAAGatgttttatacacacatacacatactgggTAAGTCATTTGTGTATATTGGGTATCAAGTATATACAGTTTTACCATTATAATTATGCAGGACAGTCATtctataacaataataataatgatttattcAAGGAagcttttttgttattatagaTTTCTGCTTGGGGTATTTGTGCGTTGATTAAATTCCACAGTAAAGaaattgcattttgttttgaaagtgcCAGATGTCGTAGGTGAAATGATTGGCCCCCTGTACATACTTTGTAATTTGATGCTCTGCCATTTACATAAAATTGCGACCTTTTGGACCAGTCCAATAAATATGTTTAGGTATCCCTGTATGAGCACCACGTTCTTGTTGGACTGTCAGCTATATTGTTGCTGATGTGTGGATCTCACAATTTAAACATGAACATCTCACCTGTCTGATTTTGCTGAAACTCTGAGGAATCCGTCCCttcttctgtgtttgatttgaagTCCACATGTTTTTGCTCATCATTCTCATCCAGCGTCCCTCTGCTGCCGCAGTATGTCTTCTTTTCAGAGACCATAACATCTATTTTTTCCAGCAGTGCTGTCATTTCATAAACATCTGTCATactttttgtgcatgtgtggtaCCTTTTTTCATCAAAACCTGTGTTGGCTTTCAAATCTGTCAGTGCACtttcacactctgcatctgcatCATGAGTCACAACTGTTATTAAATAAGAAAGTGACTCCTTCCCAAAAGCCTTTTCCAACCACTGCACTCCTGCACTATGTTGGCTGCTATCCAGACTATTTGGTAATATCAGGAGAAAAACATGAGCTCCCTG of Solea solea chromosome 16, fSolSol10.1, whole genome shotgun sequence contains these proteins:
- the LOC131475314 gene encoding uncharacterized protein LOC131475314 isoform X23, encoding MSSTEDNKTLMDTSPPSQPNELNPELTLVLIGDTNSIKVGPENILLANDEQTHMQHLSPKLYDLCGRHISVINMLGQQNTENLLLNQGAHVFLLILPNSLDSSQHSAGVQWLEKAFGKESLSYLITVVTHDADAECESALTDLKANTGFDEKRYHACTKTMTDVKEMTALLEKIDVMVSEKKPNCGSRGTLDENDEQKHVDFKSNTEEGTDSSEFQQNQTGCPAEDEGKSSSNVKVKSDLLNEPGDVEHSNNDDSTVAKEDELEETAATVKIDPVNKPGESEQHGDRKDRESEIKSLSSNGKDFSLLTANMSSTEDNETLMDTSPPSQPNEWNPEFTLVLIGDTNSIKVGPENILLANDEQTHMQHLSPKLYDLCGRHISVINMLGQQNTENLLLNQGAHVFLLILPNSLDSSQHSAGVQWLEKAFGKESLSYLITVVTHDADAECESALTDLKANTGFDEKRYHTCTKSMTDVYEMTALLEKIDVMVSEKKTYCGSRGTLDENDEQKHVDFKSNTEEGTDSSEFQQNQTGCPAEDEEKSSSNVKVKSDLLNEPGDVEHSNNDDSPVAKEDELEETAATAKIDPVNKPGEREQHGDRKDRESEIKSLSSNGKDFSFLTANTGSTEDNKTLMDTSPPSQPNELNPEFTLVLIGDTNSIEIGPENILLANDEQTHMQHLSPKLYDLCARHISVINMLGQQNTENLLLNQGAHVFLLILPNSLDSSQHSAGVQWLEKAFGKESLSYLITVVTHDADAECESALTDLKANTGFDEKRYHTCTKSMTDVKEMTALLEKIDVMVSEKKPYCGSRGTLDENDEQKHVDFKSNTEEGTDSSEFQQNQTGCPAEDEGKSSSNVKVKSDLLNEPGDVEHSNNDDSPVAKEDELEETAATAKIDPVNKPGEREQHGDRKDRESEIKSLSSNGKDFSFLTANTGSTEDNKTLMDTSPPSQPNELNPEFTLVLIGDTNSIEIGPENILLANDEQTHMQHLSPKLYDLCARHISVINMLGQQNTENLLLNQGAHVFLLILPNSLDSSQHSAGVQWLEKAFGKESLSYLITVVTHDADAECESALTDLKANTGFDEKRYHTCTKSMTDVKEMTALLEKIDVMVSEKKPYCGSRGTLDENDEQKHVDFKSNTEEGTDSSEFQQNQTGCPAEDEGKSSSNVKVKSDLLNEPGDVEHSNNDDSPVAKEDELEETAATAKIDPVNKPGEREQHGDRKDRESEIKSLSSNGKDFSFLTANTGSTEDNKTLMDTSPPSQPNELNPEFTLVLIGDTNSIEIGPENILLANDEQTHMQHLSPKLYDLCARHISVINMLGQQNTENLLLNQGAHVFLLILPNSLDSSQHSAGVQWLEKAFGKESLSYLITVVTHDADAECESALTDLKANTGFDEKRYHTCTKSMTDVKEMTALLEKIDVMVSEKKPYCGSRGTLDENDEPKHVDFKSNTEEGTDSSEFQQNQTGCPAEDEGKSSSNVKVKSDLLIEPGDVEHSKNDDSPVAKEDELEETAATAKIDPVNKPGESEQHGDRTDRESEIKSLSSNGKDFSLLTANMSSTEDNKTLMDTSPPSQPNEWNPELTLVLIGDTNSIKVGPENILLANDEQTHMQHLSPKLYDLCGRHISVINMLGQQNTENLLLNQGAHVFLLILPYSLDSSQHSAGVQWLEKAFGKESLSYLITVVTHDADAECGRALTDLKANTGFDEKRYHTCTKSMTDVKEMTALLEKIDVMVSEKKPYCGSRGTLDENDEQKHVDFKSNTEEGTDQTGCPAEDEGKSSSNVKVKSDLLNESGDVEHSKNDDSPVAKGAADEVTHDNKDKVRN
- the LOC131475314 gene encoding uncharacterized protein LOC131475314 isoform X19 encodes the protein MSSTEDNKTLMDTSPPSQPNELNPELTLVLIGDTNSIKVGPENILLANDEQTHMQHLSPKLYDLCGRHISVINMLGQQNTENLLLNQGAHVFLLILPNSLDSSQHSAGVQWLEKAFGKESLSYLITVVTHDADAECESALTDLKANTGFDEKRYHACTKTMTDVKEMTALLEKIDVMVSEKKPNCGSRGTLDENDEQKHVDFKSNTEEGTDSSEFQQNQTGCPAEDEGKSSSNVKVKSDLLNEPGDVEHSNNDDSTVAKEDELEETAATVKIDPVNKPGESEQHGDRKDRESEIKSLSSNGKDFSLLTANMSSTEDNETLMDTSPPSQPNEWNPEFTLVLIGDTNSIKVGPENILLANDEQTHMQHLSPKLYDLCGRHISVINMLGQQNTENLLLNQGAHVFLLILPNSLDSSQHSAGVQWLEKAFGKESLSYLITVVTHDADAECESALTDLKANTGFDEKRYHTCTKSMTDVYEMTALLEKIDVMVSEKKTYCGSRGTLDENDEQKHVDFKSNTEEGTDSSEFQQNQTGCPAEDEEKSSSNVKVKSDLLNEPGDVEHSNNDDSPVAKEDELEETAATAKIDPVNKPGEREQHGDRKDRESEIKSLSSNGKDFSFLTANTGSTEDNKTLMDTSPPSQPNELNPEFTLVLIGDTNSIEIGPENILLANDEQTHMQHLSPKLYDLCARHISVINMLGQQNTENLLLNQGAHVFLLILPNSLDSSQHSAGVQWLEKAFGKESLSYLITVVTHDADAECESALTDLKANTGFDEKRYHTCTKSMTDVKEMTALLEKIDVMVSEKKPYCGSRGTLDENDEQKHVDFKSNTEEGTDSSEFQQNQTGCPAEDEGKSSSNVKVKSDLLNEPGDVEHSNNDDSPVAKEDELEETAATAKIDPVNKPGEREQHGDRKDRESEIKSLSSNGKDFSFLTANTGSTEDNKTLMDTSPPSQPNELNPEFTLVLIGDTNSIEIGPENILLANDEQTHMQHLSPKLYDLCARHISVINMLGQQNTENLLLNQGAHVFLLILPNSLDSSQHSAGVQWLEKAFGKESLSYLITVVTHDADAECESALTDLKANTGFDEKRYHTCTKSMTDVKEMTALLEKIDVMVSEKKPYCGSRGTLDENDEQKHVDFKSNTEEGTDSSEFQQNQTGCPAEDEGKSSSNVKVKSDLLNEPGDVEHSNNDDSPVAKEDELEETAATAKIDPVNKPGEREQHGDRKDRESEIKSLSSNGKDFSFLTANTGSTEDNKTLMDTSPPSQPNELNPEFTLVLIGDTNSIEIGPENILLANDEQTHMQHLSPKLYDLCARHISVINMLGQQNTENLLLNQGAHVFLLILPNSLDSSQHSAGVQWLEKAFGKESLSYLITVVTHDADAECESALTDLKANTGFDEKRYHTCTKSMTDVKEMTALLEKIDVMVSEKKPYCGSRGTLDENDEPKHVDFKSNTEEGTDSSEFQQNQTGCPAEDEGKSSSNVKVKSDLLNEPGDVEHSNNDDSPVAKEDELEETAATVKWKADGGGSPGWSWSCVLCDPFLRFYLFTRHLLLCVWGVLLFLLDVTSPTKPLLQPSDLLIEPGDVEHSKNDDSPVAKEDELEETAATAKIDPVNKPGESEQHGDRTDRESEIKSLSSNGKDFSLLTANMSSTEDNKTLMDTSPPSQPNEWNPELTLVLIGDTNSIKVGPENILLANDEQTHMQHLSPKLYDLCGRHISVINMLGQQNTENLLLNQGAHVFLLILPYSLDSSQHSAGVQWLEKAFGKESLSYLITVVTHDADAECGRALTDLKANTGFDEKRYHTCTKSMTDVKEMTALLEKIDVMVSEKKPYCGSRGTLDENDEQKHVDFKSNTEEGTDQTGCPAEDEGKSSSNVKVKSDLLNESGDVEHSKNDDSPVAKGAADEVTHDNKDKVRN